Within Saccharomyces paradoxus chromosome X, complete sequence, the genomic segment CTTGcaaaaatataaactgaataataaaaaggaaGTATAATACTAATCgttgctttttcaatttttgcGTCACCCAAATCGGTAATGTAAACTTCTTTTAGAATTAGAATAAAAGGAGTTTAAGGTTTGCTTCCTATCGATGgcttattattttttatatattccGCAATTTCAGCTCCTAAAAAGGACGTCAATTCACCTTTTGAATCATCTAAATGGGTAAGTCTATCACACATAGAAAGCAAATCATAATTGATTGATTTAGAAACTTTTGAGTCATGTTTATAATCTGGATGTTGTAATACAAAATTTCTAAAGAATTTTGCTGTTGTTGGCAATTTACCGCTTGCTCTATCAGAAATAAGCTttaaataacaatataaTCTCCTGTGTTGGGAAAAATGTTTTAACTCTTCCCAACCTTTGGTCACAAACCCTTTTTGGCATAAGATTGGCGTGATAAATTGAGGAAAGATACCATTCTCTGgattatgaaaaatttcgcTTATAGAACAATCTTCGGTTTCCACATCAGTGTCATTACgaaatgattttttccagtGAAATTTTCCTGACAGAATAGCATCCCTGTTATGGGCTGTCTTCATATTTTCCCATACTTTAGACATATGAATATATGCGTTTATATCATCAGAAAAAGTCAAAATACTATCAACGATCAAGTATATGAGTACGGAGTACGCGGCATTCTCAAAGTCTAATAGTTGCACTTCAAATGGTCTGAATTCCACTCTCCAACCGGGAGAATCCTTTTTGTCTGGGGTCGCTTGTTGCGTGGGAGGTTTAAAACGTAAGGTTTGCCAATTTGTACTTTGGATGTTTTCAAAGTGATTTGAAGACGTCCTATTGTCCTGATTCAATAGTTCCTCGAATGTAGATACTGGGTCTCTGATATAGAGATGCGCAAAATGTTTAGCAAGATCATAGTCCAGCGGTGCTTTATCATTCTCGAGTAGTCGTCCTAATACTTTTTCATTGACAGGTACATTTGTGTCGTTATAAGTcctattaaaaaatttcgatccacccaagaaaagatcaacTGAACTGTATCTTGATTTTGGTATTTCAAGGACTTTATCTTGTGCGTCTTTAGCAATTCCTCCAAATCCGTTCTTGTTGTATCTAGGCAGTAATGGTTCGACACCTCTTTCCTTCGGAGTACGGTCATCCACCGCACCAGATATTACATTCCAACGGACATCTTGGTCGGCTAACCAACCCTTAAAAGCAGGCGCAGCAGCAGAGAAGGCTAGCATTATAGGTGCGAAATTCACTAATGAATCGTACAGGTAACGTGCCTTGTTAATATTGGGTGCTTGGAAGGTCACTTGTAAACAAGAACAGCCCATACCAAAACCCATAGAATCCATATAAATGAATCCTGGTTTGGAAGCCAGTTTCGCCTCTTTGTCTTCTGGCAAAAACCAATCTCGATCGTAAATGGAATCATCGGTTTCCGGAGTAGCTATATCTTTATACATGGGGACATTCATGCAAACTTTTTCCCCACGCCTGGTTCTGATGCACGCTGTCAAGTTGGGAAACCTGACATGCCTGTTAATGACTTCATCGggcaaaaaaagagatCTGGAAGCGGCATTTTTATGGTTCCACGGATCCTTGATGTTAATAAAGTTGGGACATCCCATTCTCGGGAAGACAGTCAGCGTCAAAGGGACTGACCTGGAGCCCACATGCACGTTATTTTTGTTATCCTGTCTCGCATATTCAGACAGCTTATATTCAGCAATGGCACGTCTTTTTTGCATGTTCACCTCGACGTAACTGCCCACATAATTCAAATAGGGCGAAGCTGGCGTCGCTTCTAACATATAGCGGCCATACTCGGGGTGAAAGCTCACATCGTTAGCCTCACACAGGGACAAATCCTCCATATTAAGCTCCGTAAGTATCTTGTCATGGCAAACGTCGAGCATAGAATTTTTCTCCTTATCATCAAATTCCACAACCATGTACTCAAGCTCGTCTCCCCAGTAAAGAGGGTCATTATCTCTTTTGCCAGCGGCTTGGAAAATATACAGCAACTGCTCAATACCTTCATCCCTAATGTGCTCATTGTATGTCCTGGACTCAAACCACTGTAACGGCGTGCCCAACGCTAAGAGCcccattttcttcttctttgtgTATATTCTCGTCCTCTAAACCACCCTTCAATGTAATCTTATATCAAATCTACTCAATTTTTTAAGCTTCTACAAGTGACTCGAGACCACGTGGAAAAATCCAACTACTCCAGCACAACAATTTAATATAATTGTCTGCCCAACTCACAAGAGATAAGAACGACCTTGAATGTTTGGCAAGCCGGCGTTTATAAACAGGGAAGATGTCCTTTGTCAAGGGAGGCACAGGGCATGGCCATTTGGCAAAATGCAGGTTTTTCTGAGaataaaatatgaaaaaaaaaaggattgTAGCAGAGTCGGCTCACTGAAAAACCGGGGAGCACGAAAGGTTTCCAGCCACAGTTATAGTCACGTGTACGCTATGCTGACTAATGACAGCCGTCGTTGAGCAAAAGAGGATTAGTATGGTACAAGAAACGTAATTGCACTCCAAATAGCAAGTTCTTAGGGGAATACTGAGGATAGATAGGCTCTTGCCATCCAAGAATAGCAACAGGCATAGAAGGTTTCGCTTTTATAATTCGAAAAACTATGTTTGGTGTCAGTAAGAAGCAACAAGCGTGTGCCCGAAGGATACGTTTATGCGTGTAAACGTGCACACATAGTGGCAGAACTTTTCTTGACGATTAAATACGGACATACACACATAAATATACGCTAGTTCCTCGATGGATCTTGTCGCGCTGGATCAAGCCTGGTTGGTACGGAAAGTTTTTCTCTAATCATAACCGTCTTCGCATTGATTTCCCCTTTGACCGATAAAATCGCTTGGATTTCTTCGAATAGACAAAGAGGTGATCAAAGAGAACCCTGTGAAAGTTTATGCGTATGATCAGGCATAAAGTGAATCAGAAACTTTTAAGGAGCCAGCCGAAGCATGAGTGACGAAGCATACCAGCATGACCATACAGTAAATCCTCACCAGAAGGTGGCTGTAAACAGCTACGATTGGTTACAGTATCGTGATGAGCAAGATCACTTTAAAAGCAAAAACCCGATAACGCACATGTCTCCGGAGATCAGCTTAAATACACACAATTCAGAGATAGCGGCAGTTCCTCAGGCGTTCAGTCCTTCCTATCAATCTCTGGCTAACGTGCTGTCCGAAAGCCCGCGACCTGACCAGGCTTCAGGGTCCAATCCTGCCGTTGGGTTGCTTCACAATGCAGAAGACAAAGCGTCAAGACAGGAAGATGACGGAAGTCGATATGAGATTCAATATTCGGTATTCCGTCCCTTGCATGCCTATCCAACCAAGGACTTGGCGTATGAACAACTCCGAAAAAGGGAAGAACAGGAACAGAGAGAACACTTCGAACATTTGGTTTCTGACTGTATTGAGGCCGTGGAGACATTTGGACGAGAACTGGAGAGGATCCAAGCTGGCTCGAGTGGGTCGTATTTTGTGTATGGAACACAGGCCAACGAAAGCGTACCGGTGGGAGTCTTCAAGCCGAAGGATGAGGAACCATATGGTCCATTTTCTCCGAAATGGACTAAATGGGCTCACCGCACATTTTTCCCATGTCTGTTTGGCAGGAGCTGTTTGATTCCAAACCTCGGGTACATCTGTGAAAGTGCGGCCAGTTTGCTGGATAGGCGACTGGAAACGCATCTTGTGCCCTATACAGATACTGCATCTATAGAGTCTTTTAACTTTTAtgataatagaaaaaaatgggtgTTAGGATACAActttcagaagaagaaacaaaagaagctAGGTTCgtttcaactttttttgaaggagTACATTAATGCTGATGAGTTCTTTCATAAGTACCCATTACCGGGGATGTATTCAGATGTTAAACATCCGTTCCACCGTAAACCATCCGGTGAAGATATCAATCATAAACCAGAGGCACCCAAGAACTTAATAGAAGAGATAGAGCAGCCCAAGCAAATAAATTCCTCTCCAATTTCGACGGaatctgaagaaaatatggaaTTTGAATGGACAGAATCCATTTTAAGTCAGTTCAGATTGGAACTAGAAAAACTTATCATTCTCGACTATATAATGAGAAACACAGATAGAGGTCTAGACAATTGGATGGTAAAACTAATCAAACTTCCAAATAATGGGTGGAAGCTCAAGCTGGCCGCTATCGACAATGGCTTGTCCTTTCCCTGGAAGCATCCAGATGAGTGGCGTCTGTACCCGTATGGATGGTTGTATTTGCCTTTGCAACTACTGGCCAAACCATTTTCTGAGCAAATGAGATCTCATTTCCTGCCGATATTGACAAGCACCAAATGGTGGGAAGAATCATACCAAGAATTCTTGACCCTTTTTAGCAGAGACCAAGATTTTAACGTCCGAATGTGGAAAAAGCAATGGGCAGTGTTAAAAGGACAAGCGTTCAACGTTGTCGAAACTTTAAAAGACCCGCGACAAGGCCCATTGGAGCTGGTTAGAAGAACAAGATGCCAGGTAATAGATGAGAAGATGCAAGTTCCCTGCTGCCCACCTCCAGTCTCTATCTTCAAAAACGCCATAGACGAACCTATTGGATTATATTCCACTTCACCGATGGTACTCCCCAGCACACCAAGCACGATTCCATTTCATGCACATAGTCGAAATGATAGTAATCCTGTATACTATGATTCCACTCTGCACCCGTTTGCTAATAAAACAGTGATAGCAGAGCGGCTACAAATAGTCAATTCTACTCCCGTGTTCACTTGGTGCTGATCTTTGGGATAATTCAATACATACCCAATATAATATCGCACCTCTACTATAGTATATAGGAAATAAATACTTTCAACTAAAACTCTTTCTGTAGTGTTAGGGAGTAATCGGCTATTATTTTGTGtgtcttcaaaaaatcggAACCAAAGTAGATCTTAGGCGGATTCATAGTAAAAATAGCCTTAAGAATTTAGGAAAATAGACAGATACtcgaaaaggaaaagaagatccTAACAAGCCATTACACTGATCTGATTTGCTTAAAAGGTGAATATCTTTCTAAGTGGTTGGtgaaaggaaaaggttACATCTGTTGCTCTCATGAATTTGTTTTGGCCTTCAGAAACcaaaaagcaaaatgaAACACCTGGTGGCGATTATACACCCAGGAACTTACCTCCAGCACAAGAGGCTGGCCGATTCCTTAATCGAGACATATTCAGAAGTTGTCCACGAGTTTTGGAAAGGCAGTTCGGTGAATGTCTGCATAATAGAACGCATTTAATCAAGGATCTAATTTCTTCTGGCAATGTTGGATTGGGTCCAATTGAGATAGTTCACATGTCTTACTTGAACAAAcatgaaaaagaagaatttggtGAATATTTCTACGTTACGGGAGTTGAAGTTTCCGACCCTTCAATACCCGTAGAATTCCTTAAGGTATTAAAGTCGAATCAACGGATCTCCAAAAACATATCGAATAACATCATATCCACTTATTGCtgttttaattttttcagcaatCTAGACATCCGTATTAGATACGATGCTGATAATACTTTCCAGACAATGGCAATCGACTGTAACAAGGAAACCACTGATCTGACCATGACAGAAAAAATGTGGGAAGAAACGTCCGTAAGCTCCATCATCCGAGCGATCACAACAAATATTAATCCAGAATTAAAACCCCCCGGTTTATTAGAGTGTCCATTTTACATTGGAAAAGATACTGTATCttcttgcaaaaaaatcatagaATTACTATGCGGCTTCTTACCACGGTCGCTGGACTGCGGATGGGATTCTACTAAGAGTATGCAAATTACAATTGTCAATAACTATTTAATGTATAGtttaaaaagttttattGCAACCACGCCGGGCTTAGTAGATTTTACCATCGACCATTTGAAGGGACTTGCCAAGAAAGATCCAATCCATGACATATACTACAAAACGGCTATGATTACCATTTTAGATCACGTTCAAACAAATGAGATAGAAATGATAACTATTTTAAATGAGACACTGGACCCGCTTTTATCTCTGCTGAATGATTTACCTCCTCGCGATGCTGATTCAGCACGGTTAATGAATTGCATGAGTGACTTGCTGAACATccaaacaaaatttttgttaaaCAGAGAAGACTACGAACTAGCATTAAGCGTCTCTGATACATCAACTGAACTAGCCTTAGATTCTTTCGAAGCCTGGTACAACTTAGCGAAGTGTCACATCAAAAAGGAGGAGTATGACAAAGCTCTCTTTGCAATAAATTCGATGCCTCGCCTGCGGAAAAATGATGAATACCTGGAAACAACGTACGGTAGGTTTCTCACCTCCaattattataaaaaacCATTAAATGGCACTCGCCAACATTGCGACCTAAATTCAACGGAATTCACCAATCTCTGTGGAACGTTAAGAAACTGGAAAGAGGATGAGTTAAAACagcaaatttttggaagaattgcAATGataaacgaaaaaaaaatcggCTATACCAAACAAATTTGGGACGGTATCGCGATAAAGTTGGGCCCCATTTGTGGTCCGCAATCGGTGAATTTGATTAATTATGTCTCACCTCAAGAGgtcaaaaatataaaaaatattaatcTAATAGCAAGGAACACGATCGGCAAACAGTTGGGATGGTTTAATGGTAAAATATATGGGTTGCTAATGGAAATTGTGAACAAGATTGGTTGGAATGGGCTATTAAACATCCGAACAGAAGCTTTCATGATGGAAACTGAATTCTACCAAATGTCTAACAACATTACCGATGAGAACGGTCATATACCGATGGAAACCCGAAAGAAAAGGTTTTGTGAGAAGTGGCTAgatgatttatttttggatCTGTACCAAGACCTGAAATTAAGCAAGATTAGCCTAAAcaataaagatgaaaaacATAGCGGATTAGAGTGGGAACTTTTAGGTTTGATCATGTTGCGCACCTGGCATTGGGAAGATGCCGTAGCTTGTCTACGAACAAGTATAGTAGCTCAATTTGACCCCGTAAGTTGTCAGCAGCTACTAAAAATATACCTGCAACCTCCAAATAACATCCAAGAGGTTACATTACTAGACACAGATATCGTAATAAGTTTActgatcaagaaaatatcatatGATTGCAGGTATTATAATTATTGCCAGATTTTTAATCTGCAACTGCTAGAAAAACTATGCAACGAATTGGGTATGCATATACTGCGCAACAAGATCCTCGTTCAACCCTCCATAGGAGATGAAATCATGGTCATGATCGATACCATGCTTGCGTGGATAGCCGACCTACATCACGCAGCACAACCTTGATGAACTAAACGGGTGCTGATATTAATATTTAACCACTGCGGTTAAATGGGCCGAGAGTAAGGGTAACCgtatatatttcttttttttctctttacGTATTGAGCtgggaaagaaaatttttttttgcgaGGGATTGACGGCTAACGCCAAAACACTCCGAAGAGGATGAGAAAAGCTTGGGCATCGCTCGAAGTCATCGAACGGAACTATTTTGGTTTAAAATTTCACCAAATCTACTTGATAAGGGTAGTTGTAGCTAGCGTGTTTGAGAAAGGTACGCACAAAATATATTTTACTagatctttatttttagcTTGACATAATACATGCTAATTATTTTAGTTCATTAaagatttccaaaaaaatttgttttaGTTAGCTTTTAAGAATAGTGGCATTCATTGTTTTGCCCATTTAATTAttaggaaaaaattatgtCAGGGTCCTTCTGGAAGTTTGGACAAGATTTTAGTTCACAATCTCCGTTATCTAAGCTGCTGAATAGGGCTTTTATCAAGCTTGATGATAAACGTACTAGTACGGAagcaaaagagaaaattgATTCTAATAGCACAgatgaaaatttggaaagcAATTCCTTGAAATCGGAAgacgaggaagaagaggaatGCGATCTGCCTAGCAGGGAAGAAGACTACAAAGCTTATAAACCAAATCTGAGTCTGCTGAACGATCTtttagatgatgaagagttATATACTGAACTAATGTGTTCTAACTTCAAGCTACTAATATACTTAAAGTACCCTGAAGTATTGTCCAAATTGATAGATTATGTCAGAAATAATACCATACTTGACTCCAGTATTGATAGAGTTATTTCCGAGGAGAGTGATTTAGTACATGATGAAGACAAATACATAGCGGAGGATTTTGAGAATGGTAACGCAAAAACGAAAAGCATTGGCGGTATTTCTGAACGAAAAGAACGCACACACagtgatgaagaagagcaaTTGGAAAGCGAAGAGAATGATAATGCCTCTGAGGATACGAGAGTTACTCTTCCCCATGAAATAGAGGAACACGATGATATTCGAAGAGCCAGAATAGCTGCTGAAATATTGTCCGCCGACGTATGGCCCATATCATCTGCTTTGATTGAAAACGAAGGGCTCCTGACCAAGCTTTGGTCGATCCTCAGGCACCCTTCTCCATTGTCAATTGAGGCATCAACAtattttatgaaaataaacgAACGTCTCTTGGACATGAATATGGACGGAATCATCGAATTCatactgaaaaaagaacacaTTGTTGACGATTTCTTGGCACATATAGATAATCCGCCCTTGATGGATTTTCTATTAAAAGTGATATCGACCGATAAGCCAGAAATATCAAATGGAGCTATCCAACTGTTTAAGGAACAAAATTTGGTTCCAAAGTTGATTAATTTACTCGATCCTGTATTTGATTCTTGCACGCAATCTGCTGCCGGTGACTTTCTGAAAGCTCTGGTTACCATTAGCGGCAACTGTCCTAATGAAATCACTTCGAGCATCGGACCTAATGAATTAACAAGGCAATTAGTTTCTGCAAATATGGTGAAACAACTTATGGATATAATGCTCAAGGGAGGTAATTCGTTAAATAATGGCGTTGGGATTATCATTGAGCTGATAAGGAAAAACAACTCTGATTATGATGCTATACAGACAAATTATACCACCATTAAATCTCATCCCCCAACAGATAGAGACCCAATTTATTTGGGATATTTGGTTAAAATGTTTTCGGAACGCATGGCTGATTTTAACAAAATACTaactgaaaagaagattccTCTTTTACAGACATCCTATGGGACTATTGAACCGTTGGGATTTGAAAGATTCAAGATATGCGAACTTATTGCTGAACTGTTACACTGCTCAAACATGACTTTATTGAATGAACCGAACGCCTATGATGTTGTAAGAGAGCGTGATATCGAAAGAGAGAGAATCTTCAATTCACAAGATTGCGCGAATTCTAACGATTGTAGtgaatcaaaagaaaatgaagatgtCAACGGAGGCGATGctaatgatgaagaggaagatgataCAAATCAGGTAGAATCTGCTGGCACCTCAATTGATGGGGAAGAAGTTATCGATAAGTTAAATTCTTTACAGATAGAATCTAATAAAGTAAaccagaaaatgaataatgAAGAGCAAAGTAGTTCAATGCCAGATTTCAGCAATGGTGATCTagatgacgaagaaaatgaaaatccATTTGAACCCCAATATTCAGACGTCATTCTAGATTCTTCTGACatggagaaaaaatttcgcATTTCTCCTAACATTGGAGATCAACTGAAAATCGCTTTACAAGATACCGGGGTGGTAGATACTATGCTCGAAATGTTTTTTCACTTCCAGTGGaataattttcttcataacGTAGTCTACGATGTCGTTCAGCAGATTTTCAATGGTCCACTCAAAATAGGTTATAATAGGTTCCTTTTAGGCGATCTCCTAATCAACATCCGTTTAACCGATATGATTATTAAAGGAAACAATGAATGCACAGAATATGAGAAAGCACACGATACCAGACTTGGATATATGGGCCACCTGACTCTAATTGCGGAAGAAGTCACCAAATTTACTGCATACATTGAAGAGATGAACATTAGCTTTGAAAACACTGAAGTAATGAGTTCTTTATTCGAGAGTAAATGGATTACATATACCGAGGATGTTTTAGAGGatttaaaggaaaaatacaACGCCATATTAGGTGATATCGCCGAAGAAGGAGACATGttggaaaatgaagaagaggataCTGTTTACGGCAAGGGAGCGCATCCTATGGGAACCGTTGATGACTATATTAATGACATAATGCAAATGGACAATGTACGGTGTCAACCAGtggaagatgatgaaggaGAAGGGTATGTTagttttgatgaagatgaacCCCAAGAATATTGTAACGACGATTCTGTCAGAAACAAGGAATCTGACTCATCAAAAGGTGAACGTGACCACCAAGAGCACCTATATTACGAGTACGTCAGTGAAGATGGTACAAAAACAAGGTTGAACTTCGACTCTGGTTGTGATTCCACGGAACAAGCTACAGATGAAGTGGATGGCGACGATAAGATACCACTGAAGCTCAAACGAAGTTTTACGGACGCGTGCAAATCTGAAATAATACTGAATAATACCGTTCAtactaaagaagaaagtgaaTTTCAATTTAGCACCGAATTTAGCGACGGCTGGGAGTCATCACCTTCTAATTCAATACCTAAGAGAGTTTCCCCGTCGAAAAATGACATGAACTCACCTGTGTTTCAGCATCAGTTTGAACTTCATAGTCCCACTGATGAACGTAGCGGTCATAAGGGTGAAATATCAAGCGCCGGTGGCCATGACTACGACGTAGATGAGTACGACGAATTGAGCGACGACAGCGATGAAGAGTACGATAACTGCGAAGATGAAGACAGTTTAGATTATGCTGATTCCAACGCATATGCATTGTGTAGGTCCAAAAGTAAGGACAAGATATCATGggatgaagaagagcaGGCACGATTAATGGGTGTTGTAAAATTTAATACGGAGCATTACAGGGACTAGGAAATACTAATTAAATAATTctaatagtaataatgattataataataagaaaaaataattgtACAGCAAAACGTGTACATTCCTAATCCACAATCGTTTGATACCCTTATAAAGTTTAGGGTTTCCTTCAGTTGCCCCATTGCAACGTTGCCCACTTGACGACGTCCTTGGGTTACTTGGTAACCGAAAACGAAAAAGGcgttttcattttcgtgTAGTTTTTTCCGAATTTCCGTTGAATTTATATAAACTCACAATTGATTCATCAAGaccttcaaaaatataaaacaatttcatcatcgaacgtaaagaaaaataacttCAAACATATTTACAGAATGTCGAAAAAACTTGCATCTCCATTGTCCTTCTTACCCCTTTATAATTTGTTTTCTGCTGTTGGTTGGTCTTATTTGCTTTACTTAGTCATTTCCCTATATCCAAAAATTGGTCAGCCAGCATTTTTCTACCAAACTAAAAATATCGCTACCGTTATTCAATGTGGTGCCACAATCGAGATCATAAACTCATTGTTAGGAATCGTGCGTTCCCCATTGCTGACCACTGTTGCCCAGGTGTCTTCAAGGCTACTAGTTGTCCTCGGCATCTTCCAATTGCTGCCAAACACAAGTGGCGTTCAATCAATTGTTTACATAACATTGTTATTGGCATGGTCTATAACTGAGATCGTCAGATacttatattattttttcactttggTGTTTAAGAATGGCGCGCCCAAGATCGTAGTTCTATTAAGATATAATTTGTTCTGGATTTTGTACCCTACCGGTGTCGCCAGCGAACTACGCATTATTTACTGTGCTTTAAATGCCGCTGAAACTCAGTATTCCTTACTTTACAAAAGATTATTGGTGGCTGCGATGCTCACTTATATTCCAGGCTTCCCAATGCTCTTCTTACACATGGTAAcacaaagaagaaaagtcATGAAAAATCTAAGATCTTCATTTGGGAAGAAGCTAATATGAGTCCTTTAGATAGacttcttttatattttctataAAATACTAAACTTCATGCTGAAATTGCTTCAACTATCTTAATTATATCGCCGGTATGTTGCGGTGCACGGGCTTTATATTCAGCAAAATTGCGAAGAGTAGCCGGATTAGAAAGCTTTAGAAAAGATATCGAAGCACACTTGATTTTAACCTTCCAGCCTGCTGAAACAACTGTGCTTAGACAATTTCGAGAGTATTTCTCTAATTTTCATGCTACAATTCAAGTTTATAAGGCCA encodes:
- the PHS1 gene encoding enoyl-CoA hydratase PHS1 (Essential 3-hydroxyacyl-CoA dehydratase of the ER membrane~similar to YJL097W), producing the protein MSKKLASPLSFLPLYNLFSAVGWSYLLYLVISLYPKIGQPAFFYQTKNIATVIQCGATIEIINSLLGIVRSPLLTTVAQVSSRLLVVLGIFQLLPNTSGVQSIVYITLLLAWSITEIVRYLYYFFTLVFKNGAPKIVVLLRYNLFWILYPTGVASELRIIYCALNAAETQYSLLYKRLLVAAMLTYIPGFPMLFLHMVTQRRKVMKNLRSSFGKKLI